In Methanobacterium bryantii, the following proteins share a genomic window:
- a CDS encoding GerW family sporulation protein yields the protein MDVEPIKTTVDELLKVLATENVIGETIETEDKIIIPVTKFGMAFGAASAEGSALKDQSGKGSGAGGGAGIEPIAMVVVFKGMTGPESVRVMHLTKPSPMGRAVSEAMPAVIDLMKEGKETVKEMREKKKEEKEESE from the coding sequence ATGGACGTGGAGCCGATAAAAACTACAGTAGATGAGCTTTTAAAAGTCTTGGCAACTGAAAATGTGATTGGTGAGACAATAGAGACTGAGGATAAAATAATTATTCCAGTTACAAAATTTGGAATGGCATTTGGTGCTGCAAGCGCTGAAGGCAGTGCACTTAAAGATCAAAGTGGAAAAGGCAGCGGTGCTGGTGGTGGAGCTGGTATTGAACCAATAGCTATGGTAGTTGTCTTTAAAGGTATGACAGGTCCTGAAAGCGTTAGAGTTATGCATCTAACCAAGCCTAGCCCAATGGGTAGAGCAGTATCTGAAGCAATGCCTGCAGTAATAGACCTTATGAAAGAAGGTAAAGAAACTGTAAAAGAGATGAGGGAGAAAAAGAAAGAAGAAAAGGAAGAAAGTGAATAA
- a CDS encoding DUF2953 domain-containing protein — protein MLIATAIILIILIIVTGILVVPFHIYLNIYNTGFKITGTFRLTWMKIKLIQREIPSEKQAPKKENEKETKFEISRIPKILSLLVESWPYLERVFNSFLKSTSFEIFSLNLILGLGDPADTATVSGYFWAASSLLNLIPNAYISLEPDFLNEKIEADATLKIKIRLFWIVVELIRAFTKKPVRALLKELRETRG, from the coding sequence ATGCTCATAGCGACCGCCATAATCCTGATTATTTTAATAATTGTAACTGGAATTTTGGTGGTTCCATTTCATATATACCTGAATATATACAATACTGGTTTTAAGATCACAGGGACTTTTAGATTAACCTGGATGAAAATAAAATTAATCCAGAGAGAGATCCCTTCAGAAAAACAAGCGCCAAAGAAAGAAAATGAAAAGGAAACTAAATTTGAAATAAGCCGTATTCCAAAAATTTTGTCTCTTTTGGTAGAATCATGGCCTTATCTTGAGAGGGTATTTAACAGCTTTTTAAAATCCACATCTTTTGAAATATTTTCTTTAAATTTAATTTTAGGATTGGGAGATCCTGCTGACACTGCTACAGTCAGCGGTTATTTCTGGGCTGCATCCTCTTTGTTAAATCTAATTCCTAACGCTTACATATCACTGGAACCTGATTTTTTAAATGAGAAAATAGAAGCAGATGCAACTTTAAAAATAAAAATCCGGCTTTTTTGGATAGTGGTTGAACTTATAAGGGCTTTCACCAAGAAACCTGTAAGGGCACTTTTAAAAGAATTAAGAGAAACTAGAGGTTAA